From a region of the Cervus canadensis isolate Bull #8, Minnesota chromosome Y, ASM1932006v1, whole genome shotgun sequence genome:
- the LOC122436430 gene encoding RNA-binding motif protein, X chromosome-like, which translates to MMEADRPGKLFIGGLSAETTEKCLEAEFGKYGRIVEVLLIKDRNTNKSRGFAFITFESPADGKDAAKEMNGKFLDGKAIKVEQANKPSFESGGRQRQRPSARNRGHPRNQRCQRERIGGARGRVSRGGHFDDDGYSLNMSSSRVPYPVKRGPFSSCEGPSPKRSAPSAQGQSSSGMRGQGPELRRENYRGGPRRKLVSSRRDNYVSPRDDGYATKDSYSGRDYPSSRDTKDYAPPSRDYAYRDCGHSSSRDDHSSRGHSDRDGYGGSRDRDYSEHRSGGSYKDSYKSYGGSHGAPSGRGPPLSYGRSSRYDDYSTTRDRYGGGRKSYSSSRSDAYLSGCDRGGRQERGFPSSKDRVYPAPHESYSSSGCEASSGDHGGSRSERVGRNRY; encoded by the exons ATGATGGAAGCGGATCGGCCTGGAAAACTGTTCATAGGAGGCCTCAGTGCTGAAACAACCGAGAAGTGTCTTGAAGCTGAATTTGGGAAATACGGTCGCATTGTGGAAG TTCTCTTGATAAAGGATCGGAACACAAACAAGTCGAGAGGCTTTGCTTTCATTACTTTTGAGAGCCCTGCAGATGGAAAGGATGCTGCCAAAGAAATGAACGGAAAG TTTTTGGATGGAAAAGCAATCAAAGTAGAACAAGCCAATAAACCATCTTTTGAAAGTGGTGGTAGACAGAGACAGCGACCTTCTGCAAGAAACAGGGGCCATCCAAGAAATCAGAGATGTCAAAGAGAACGAATTGGTGGAGCAAGAGGGCGTGTGTCACGTGGAGGACACTTTg ATGATGATGGATATAGTCTCAACATGAGCTCTTCAAGAGTACCCTATCCAGTTAAAAGAGGACCATTTTCAAGCTGTGAAGGTCCTTCTCCTAAAAGATCTGCTCCTTCTGCTCAAGGGCAAAGCAGTAGTGGAATGAGAGGACAAG gtcCAGAATTGCGGAGAGAAAATTACAGAGGAGGTCCTCGTAGAAAGCTGGTGTCTTCTCGGAGAGATAACTATGTGTCACCAAGAGATGATGGTTATGCTACTAAagacag ctaCTCAGGCAGAGATTATCCAAGTTCACGGGACACCAAGGATTATGCTCCACCATCTAGAGACTATGCATACCGTGATTGTGGCCATTCAAGTTCTCGGGATGATCATTCCTCTAGAGGACATAG TGATCGTGATGGCTATGGTGGAAGCCGTGATAGAGATTATTCTGAACATCGAAGTGGAGGCTCTTATAAGGATTCATATAAGAGTTACG GGGGCTCCCATGGTGCTCCATCAGGAAGAGGTCCACCTCTGAGTTATGGCAGAAGCAGTCGCTATGATGATTATAGCACTACAAGAGATAGATATGGAGGAGGTCGGAAAAGTTACTCAAGCAGCCGAAGTGATGCATACTTAAGTGGCTGTGACCGTGGTGGAAGACAAGAACGAGGATTTCCATCCTCCAAGGATAGGGTGTACCCTGCTCCTCATGAGTCATACAGTAGCTCAGGTTGTGAGGCTTCCAGCGGAGATCATGGGGGAAGCCGATCTGAAAGAGTAGGCCGAAACAGATACTAA